One region of Malania oleifera isolate guangnan ecotype guangnan chromosome 6, ASM2987363v1, whole genome shotgun sequence genomic DNA includes:
- the LOC131158299 gene encoding RING-H2 finger protein ATL39-like produces the protein MGDLSGPVGTPSSPSDSTDQPIIDLPMFYYSLAVVGTAAFIIAVYHLIAIRWCADRVSRSQFSRSTPSRLGVENPKARIWVPSFTYVKKEEGGGDCAVCLSPFEDGEEVRRLPRCQHSFHAPCIDMWLYSHPDCPLCRSAVEPPPPPPLPAELWRQNVVTRQGNWREGLVGSAAV, from the coding sequence ATGGGAGATTTATCTGGCCCCGTCGGCACACCATCATCGCCTTCAGATTCCACCGATCAGCCAATAATCGACCTGCCAATGTTCTACTACTCCCTTGCCGTCGTCGGAACCGCCGCCTTCATCATCGCCGTCTACCATCTCATCGCCATCCGGTGGTGCGCCGACCGGGTGAGCCGGTCCCAGTTCTCCCGATCCACGCCGAGTCGACTAGGCGTTGAGAATCCGAAGGCCAGGATCTGGGTGCCCAGTTTCACGTACGTGAAGAAAGAAGAGGGCGGCGGCGACTGCGCCGTCTGTCTGTCGCCGTTCGAGGACGGCGAGGAGGTCCGGCGGCTGCCCCGGTGCCAGCACTCCTTTCACGCTCCTTGCATTGACATGTGGCTGTATTCTCACCCGGACTGCCCGCTCTGTCGCTCCGCCGTGgagccgccgccgccgccgccgctgcCGGCGGAGCTCTGGCGGCAAAACGTAGTGACTCGACAGGGGAATTGGCGGGAAGGTTTGGTGGGTTCTGCTGCGGTTTAG